The Bernardetia litoralis DSM 6794 genome includes a window with the following:
- a CDS encoding uroporphyrinogen-III synthase — translation MANEANASHPKPAPKQIRSVLISQPAPLTDKSPYHNLSQRYDIKVDFRQFIEVQPVSLRDFRKQRVNILDHTAVIFTSRNAVDHFFTLCKGLKITIPDDMKYFCVSEQTAIYLPKYINLRKRKLFVGERTADDLNKVIAKHKKEKFLFPCSDIRRDDIPNFLKENDIEHSEAVIYATVSSDLSDLENVNYDVIAFFSPSGIKSLFDNFPDFKQNETRIAAFGPTTAQGVRDHNLRLDIEAPLPNAPSMTGAIEQYVRKMKEELGIE, via the coding sequence ATGGCAAACGAAGCTAATGCCTCACACCCAAAACCTGCTCCTAAGCAAATCCGTAGTGTACTAATTTCTCAGCCTGCTCCATTAACAGACAAATCGCCTTATCACAATCTTTCTCAAAGATATGATATAAAAGTAGATTTTAGACAGTTTATTGAGGTGCAGCCTGTTTCTCTACGTGATTTTAGAAAGCAGCGTGTTAATATTTTAGACCATACAGCAGTAATTTTCACAAGTAGAAATGCAGTAGATCATTTTTTTACACTTTGTAAAGGGCTAAAAATTACTATTCCTGATGACATGAAATATTTTTGTGTTTCAGAACAAACAGCCATCTATCTTCCAAAATATATTAATCTTCGTAAGCGCAAGCTCTTTGTAGGTGAACGTACAGCAGATGATTTAAACAAGGTAATTGCGAAACACAAAAAAGAAAAATTCTTATTTCCGTGTTCAGATATTCGTAGAGATGACATTCCTAATTTTTTGAAAGAGAATGATATTGAACACTCAGAAGCTGTTATTTATGCAACTGTTTCTAGTGATTTGTCCGATTTAGAAAATGTAAATTATGATGTAATTGCATTTTTTAGTCCTTCAGGAATCAAATCTTTATTTGATAACTTTCCTGATTTCAAGCAAAATGAAACTCGTATTGCAGCCTTTGGTCCTACAACAGCACAAGGTGTTCGTGACCATAATTTGCGATTGGATATTGAAGCACCTCTTCCAAATGCACCATCTATGACAGGAGCAATCGAACAATATGTTCGTAAAATGAAAGAAGAGTTAGGGATTGAATAA
- a CDS encoding DUF4271 domain-containing protein, protein MALSTLPVVESSSIYQTLSENWVVYDEDLESYVPYLPTVHSQYRALHLIFDFNKNLNDYKNHYLGIALPQNAKLFWNTRFSSIVSKNEYIEISYDSLINLYSDKGSYNYRDFNGFLMLTVYQEKPQNQIIEPYSAYILTQKNSFTKEKIVQKTVINPTTAQKPKSPLPDWILMINWFMVGIIVTFSISIYPIIGTEAFGESWDYFFRPAKTFKRTELLPQIGYIVYFSLVMGFVWIFYNYIELYGTTTNSYFIIKNSLFSFVLSWLYASFWCLCIAAFRLFWIQLMGKLFFKSSQVSEQHTQALILGNTFVMSLIFITTVLFSFLVDSFYVPTLESSDSSFLSYFVVLVAFSILTHSLLVSYYLFTRTNVSKLYLFSYLCATEIIPLLIVSKWIISVS, encoded by the coding sequence ATGGCTTTATCTACTTTACCTGTTGTAGAATCTAGTTCAATTTATCAAACTTTGAGCGAAAATTGGGTGGTTTATGACGAAGATTTAGAAAGTTATGTTCCTTATTTACCAACTGTTCATAGCCAATACCGAGCTTTGCATTTGATTTTTGATTTTAATAAAAACCTAAATGATTACAAAAATCATTATTTAGGTATTGCTCTGCCACAAAATGCAAAACTATTTTGGAATACTCGTTTTTCTTCAATTGTTAGCAAAAACGAATATATAGAAATTTCTTATGATAGTTTGATAAATTTATATTCTGATAAAGGTAGTTATAATTATAGGGATTTTAATGGCTTTTTGATGCTAACTGTTTATCAAGAAAAACCTCAAAACCAAATCATTGAACCCTATTCTGCTTATATTCTCACTCAAAAAAATAGTTTTACCAAAGAAAAAATAGTCCAAAAAACAGTGATAAATCCTACAACAGCACAAAAACCCAAATCTCCCCTTCCAGATTGGATTTTGATGATAAACTGGTTTATGGTCGGAATTATTGTTACTTTTTCAATTAGTATTTATCCTATTATTGGTACAGAAGCCTTTGGGGAATCTTGGGATTATTTTTTCAGACCTGCCAAAACTTTTAAAAGAACTGAATTATTACCTCAAATAGGTTATATAGTTTATTTTAGTTTGGTAATGGGTTTTGTTTGGATTTTTTATAACTATATAGAGCTTTATGGAACAACCACAAATAGTTATTTTATTATCAAAAATAGTCTATTTTCTTTTGTTTTGAGTTGGCTCTATGCTTCCTTTTGGTGTTTGTGTATTGCAGCTTTTAGATTATTTTGGATTCAACTTATGGGCAAACTTTTTTTCAAAAGTAGTCAGGTTAGTGAGCAACATACACAGGCTCTTATCTTAGGAAATACATTTGTGATGAGTCTGATTTTTATAACAACAGTATTATTTTCTTTCCTAGTAGATTCTTTTTATGTACCTACTTTAGAGAGTAGTGATAGTTCTTTTCTTTCTTATTTTGTTGTTTTGGTAGCTTTTTCTATTCTAACTCACAGTTTATTAGTTAGTTATTATTTGTTTACACGCACAAATGTTAGTAAGTTATATCTTTTTTCGTACCTTTGCGCCACAGAAATAATTCCTCTTTTGATAGTTTCAAAATGGATTATCTCAGTTTCTTAA